The nucleotide window GTTGGCATGAAAGTTGGCCTAGAGGTGAGCAACATCGTCCGCGAAATACAAGGGGCCAACGGTTCGCTGACATATCAAGTGGGCACCCGCAACGCTGCCACGGTACTCCGCCTCAAAGATGGCGAAACCCAAGCCCTAGCAGGCCTGATTAACGATGAGGATCGCGCCAGTGCCAACAAAATCCCGGGCCTGGGAGAAATTCCTTTACTGGGCAGACTATTCTCCACGCACCATGATGAAAAGACCAAAACCGAAATCATTCTGCTGATCACACCGCATATCGTGCGCAATCTGGTCAAACCTGATGCAGAGATTACGGAATTCACTTCAGGTACGGACACCACGATCGGCGCGCCATCGTTGAGACTCACGCCGACACTGTCCACACCATTACCCAAAATTGATAACCCGCAGTTGACCCCACCTACACAACAGCCTGCCACTATTTCACCGCAAACCCAGCCAGTACCACAACCTGCGTTTCAGCCGCTGGCTGCTCCGAGCGCTACACCAGCTCCACAAACGGCACCACCCCCCATTACCCCACCTTCATCCATTCCTGAAAAGGCAGGCGTTATCCAGACAAATTCGGTCAGTCAAACCACATTGGATGCACCCGTCACCAGCACGCCATCGAGCGAGTCACTTCCTCCAGCGGCGACGGTTTCACCCTAAATGAAATCACCCCGCCAGACTGGCTTCACTCTCATCGAACTGATCATTACCGTGGCAATTGTTGCGTTGCTTGCCACGGTGGCAATGCCGCTGACAAAAGTGACTGTACAGCGCAACAAGGAACAAGAATTACACCACGCGTTACGACAAATTCGCGATGGCATAGACGCGTACAAGAAAGCCGTTGATGAGGGCCACATCACCAAATCGGCTACAGATACTGGCTATCCAAAAACACTGGATAGCTTGGTAGAAGGTGTAGAAGATGCCAAGAGCCCAACGAAAGACAAAATCTACTTTCTACGACGCATCCCGCGCGATCCTTTTGCCAGCGATCCTCATACCAGTGCTGCAGCTACCTGGGGCAAGCGCAGCTATAGCAGCAGCGCCGATGATCCGCAAGCAGGCGAAGACGTGTATGACATCTATTCATCGGCGCCTGGCACCGCGCTTAACGGTAGCGCTTATCGCGATTGGTAATAACTATGCGTAAACCACAAAACGGATTTACCCTAATCGAGCTATTGGTAGTGATGGCAATTATTGCTACATTGCTAAGCATTGCTGTCCCACGATATTTTCATAGTTTGGACAAATCCAAGGAAGCCATACTGCTGCAAGACCTTGAAATCATGCGCGACGCCATCGACAAGTATTACGGCGACAATGCTCACTACCCGGACACGCTGGATGATTTGGTGGATCAAAAATACCTGCGCAAAATCCCCCCCGACCCTATCACGGACAGCCCAACCACTTGGGTAACCACCCCGCCACCCGCTGACACACCCAAAGCCACACCATCAACAGATAACACTGCCAAAGAAGGTGTTTATGATATCCACAGCGGCGCCGTTGGCAATGGCAGCAACGGCACCCCCTATAGCACATGGTAACAATGCAGAATTCTCGTCCAGTTCACCTCAACAAAGGCTTTACTTATCTGGCCATTCTGTTTGCAATCGCCATTATGGGCATCGCGCTTGCAGCGGCAGGGAGTCTTTGGCATGTCTCCCAACAGCGAGAAAAAGAACGTGAACTACTCTACATAGGCAATCAGTATCGTCAGGCTATTACGCTTTATTATGAAAGATCCCCGGGTGGCGGCAAGCAATTCCCCAAGTCTCTAGAAAACCTGCTACAGGATAACCGCCAGCTCGTACCGCAACGTTACCTGCGCAAATTGTTCCGCGACCCGATAACCAACAGCAAAACCTGGGGATTGGTTGCCGGGCCGGGTAATAGCATTATGGGCGTGTACAGCCTGTCAGAAGATACGCCGATAAAACAGGGGAATTTCGATAAAAACAATTTGGCTTTTGCTGGAGCACAACATTACTCCGACTGGAAATTTGTTTACGTGATCCAAACGCCGCTGGGATTGCCTGTTCAGGGGCTTCCCGCGCTGAAATGATTTCTGGCATATGCAGGCAAGATGCTCATTTGGCACGCCTCACGATTCTACCCACAGTGGTAAAATGTAACCCAAAATGATCCGCCAACGCCTGATAGCTGTAACCACCCGTTTTATAAGCCGCCACGATAGCCTCATCACGCCTGCTGCTTTGCGCCGCTATCTCCGCCAATGCAGGCGGTGGCGGGCGACGTTGAGCTTGTGGTATTTGCACATCATGCTTGTTCGACTCCAGCAGCGCCTGCATTCGCAGCATAAACTGTTCATCGCCAAGGAAGACCTGTCCCTTTAGATTCGGCCATGGTGAAGCTGCATTGATGCCTTCGGCAACGAATCTTACATAACACTCCTGTGCTTCACCGCGCTGCCGCCCGAATTGTGCCAACACACCATCGGTTGCCATCCATGGCAACGCGGGAGTTAACCCTGCACTTTCCTTATAACTGCTCCATTGCCAATCAGCAGGGGCTTTTACCATTCGTGCCCGGACCGGATTCAATACGATATAGCGTGCCAATTCCAGTAAATAAGTATCGCTATCCACCAAAATACCCTTGAACCGTCCCTGAAACAGATGCCCTACCCGTCCATGCCGTCTATTACTGGCTTGGGTATAGACCCCATTGAGCTGACGCATACCCTTGGATAAATTCCCGTCTGGAGTTTCTATCAACAGATGGTAATGGTTATCCATCAGGCACCAGGCATGGCATACCCAGTTATATTGATCAATAACCTCTGCCAACACAGACAAAAACAGCTGCCTGTCCTGATCGTCGTCATAGATATTTTCGCGCCGGTCACCACGCGCGGTCACATGATATAACGCACCAGCAAATTCTATTCGGATTGGACGAGACAAGGAAAATCACCTCAACATAGAATTAATGTTTAGCAATTCTAGTAGAAATTATGCTACGAATCTAGACCTGACCCCGATGTTCGGCGGTTGTACGGGTCGTACTGGAAGCTGGCGATGCTGCTACCGCTGATCTGGGTGAGGCGGTTGGCTGGGTCCCAGGTGTAGTTGCGCTGGCCGTCGGTTAACAGGTTGCCGTTGGTGTCATAGCTGTAGGCGGTGCTGTTGAATTGGCTGATGTGGTTGGCGGCGTCGTAGCTCGCGGTCATGTTTTGCGGGAGGTCGGCTTTTGACATGCTAAAAGCTAGACCTGTCCCCGTGGCTTCGTGTCTTTAAATATTTTAAATAACGAAAAATCTTTCACTGAAACTCTCCCTGCGTCAATATCTATACATATATTGGCGCAAGAGCAGCAAAGGCTATCTTTAGGTTCGCTTGGCACAACGAATCCACACCGACCACATTCATAAAAAATATTTTTACCTGCCGGATAACCTTCATTTAAATCTGGATTTAGATAGTATTTCAAGAGTCCCCCTATTTTAGCTGCCCTGAGTCCAACAATTGTTGAATCGTATTTGGCAATTCATACTGCACACCTCCTCCAGGCTGCCCAAACCAAGGTGCAGCAGTTCCTGCTTGAACCTCAATTGGCTCCACAACCTGATATGTAGTTAATGGAGCATTAGCAGAGCTTTCTGGCAATGACCGCGCTGAGAATGGGGTACCTGCTGGCGAGGCAAATGTACCATTGGGAGAACCATATCTATCCAACAAGGTGCCTGATGGCAGTGTAACTGTTTCTGGTTTCCCAGAAAATCCTCTATTTGGCGGGTACTTCGATTGGGGTTTACGTTTACAAACCTTCGAAATAACACTAGCTGCTTTAGCCACACCTCGAATAGCAGGAATTATACATTCCACACAGATAGGTTCTAACCCTGGTTCTGGATCTGCCCCTGCCAACCCCAACGGATCTACCAAACTAACCGGGTTGCCGTTCACATAGGTATACTGATTCACCCCACCCCCAAACCCAATAGGATCCTGTGAGATAAAGCGGCTGGTCTGCGTATCATAATACCGTGCCCGGTAGTAGTACAGCCCGGTGCCGTCATTCTCCCGTCCAGTGTACTGGTAGGCGTTGTCGCTAACTGTGCCGCTCTGTGTGGTGTTGCCGTAGGCTTCATAACTGTACTGGGTGTTGACTGTGCCTGTGGCGTCAGTGAGTGCCAGTGTAGAACCCAGTGCATCGGTCATATAACTTTGTGTGCCGTTACTGGTAGTGCGGGCAAAGTATTCGTCAACGTCGCCGCTCAGCAGGTTGGCCACCGGCGTGCTGCCTGCCAGTTCCTGGACGGGGTTGATGTAAGTTTATATAAACCAAGGAAGTCGCCGAGAGGCAAACTGTTGAGGTTTAAATCCATAGCAAACAACTAAAATACCTCAGCACATTTCTTACAAATCATTGAATTTATTTATAAATTTATTTAAGAATGTGAAATGTAAGGCCTGACCCTTCGCTTCTGTGCCGTTGCTGGTGGTGCGGGCAAAGTGTTCATCCACCCCGCCGCTGAGCAGGTTGGCCATAGGCGTGCTGCCTGCGAGTTCCTGGACGGGGTTGATGCCGTCATACAGGTAGCCGGTCTGGTTGCCGTTGATGGTTTTGCTGGTGCGGCGGTTGTACGGGTCGTACTGGAAACTGACGATGCTGCTGCCACTGATCTGGGTGAGGCGGTTGGCGGGATCCCAGGTGTAGTTGCGTTGGCCGTCGGTTAACAGGTTGCCGTTAGCGTCATAGCTGTAAACGGTGTTGTTAAACTGGGCGATGTGGTTGGCAGCGTCGTAGCTCGCGGTCATGTTTTGTGGGAGGTTGGCTTTGTTAGACTAAAAGCTAGACCCGTCCCCGTAGCTTTCGAAATTATGCTACAAAGCTAGACCTGACCCTGAATTTCGTTGGCGGATCCCAGGTGTAGTTGCGCTGGCCGTCGGTTAACAGGTTGCCGTTGGCGTCGTAGCTCGCGGTCATGTTTTGCGGGAGGTTGGCTTTGTTAGACTAAAAGCTAGACCCGTCCCCGTAGCTTTCGAAATTATGCTACAAAGCTAGACCTGACCCTGAATTTCGCGTGGGGGAAAACAACCTGCTCTACGAGGTTAATCGTGCTGCGCACTCACTTAAAAACCGTGGGCTTCGCCGCACACCCACCACTGCGTGGCGCTTTAACCGTGTTTGATGGTAGGTGGTGCTGTTTAACTGGGCGATGTGGTTGGCGACGTCGTAGCTCGCGGTCATGTTTTGTGGGAGGTTGACTTTGGCTAGGCTAAAAGCTAGACCTGTCCCTGTGGCGTGTTTTGAGGGAGGTCGGCTTTGTTAGGCTAAAAGCTAGACCTGTCCCCGTTGTTTCTACTAAGACTGTACACTTGTGACTTGAACTCACCGTCAACACTCATGGTTTCCCCGTGTTTTTTCCGCAACGATTACAAGGAACTCATTAATAATTTCAGTGAGATTTTGAGCACCACCGGATCCAGTGAATTTACCATCTTTGACTTGAATGTGAATCCAATCCTTTTCAGTTCGCAAATCTGATCGAAGTGGAATTTGAATGTTTTCCCAAACAGTTTCAATTAAATCAATTTGTACAATCCAACCTGGATTATCTGACGATTGGATAGTTACTCCAAACGAATGTTCCCAATCTTCATTACATTCCCCTAAATACCAATTCTCAAGCCGCTGAAAAACATCGTCTGTTTTAATTAATTTATTATTCATGGCAATTCATCCGGGTTTGCTGGTCGCACATAACGTGTACCAGCTTCTGAAACATGCGGCGTTGGCACAATGGTATTGTCGGGATTAGTATGTGGAATGCCAGTAACATCCACGCGTTTAGTTTCCTGATATCCTGTCGGATTGAGTGGATTTGGATCATAAGTTGCATAATTTGTAGTTTTACCATTAGCATCAGTTTTATATGTTGAATGAGGTCCAACTGCATTTTCATCTGGTCTTACTTTGTTTTTTGCTCGCCCTACACCACTAGCAACTTTCTTTGGCGCTTGGCGAAGACACGATTTAGCAACTGAATATCCAAGCTTCGCCAAATCAAATAATAAAGGAGCTTCCCCCAACGGATCCACAAACGAAACCGGATCCCCCTCCACATACCCAAACTGATTAACCCCACCCCCAAACCCAATAGGATCCTGTGAGATGAAGCGACTGGTCTGGGTATCATAATACCGTGCGCGGTAGTAGTACAGCCCTGTGCCATCATTCTCCCGTCCGGTGTACTGGTAGGCGTTGTCACTGACGGTGCCGCTCTGGGTGGTGTTGCCGTAGGCTTCATAGCTGTACTGGGTGTTGACTGTGCCTGTGGTGTCGGTGAGTGCGAGGGTGGAACCCAGTGCATCGGTCATATAGCTCTGTGTACCATTGCTGGTGGTGCGGGCAAAGTGTTCATCTACCCCGCCGCTCAGCAGGTTGGCTATCGGGGTGCTGCCTGCCAGTTCCTGTACGGGGTTGATGCCGTCGTAGAGGTAGCCAGTCTGGTTGCCGTTGATGGTTTTACTGGTGCGGCGGTTATACGGGTCGTACTGGAAGCTGGCGATGCTGCTGCCGCTGATTTGGATCAGGCGGTTGGCGGTATCCCAGGTGTAGTTGCGCTGGCCGTCGGTTATCAGGTTGCCGTTGGCGTCATAGCTGTAGGCGGTGCTGTTGAATTGGCTGATGTGGTTGGCGGCGTCGTAGCTCGCGGTCATGTTTTGTGGGAGGTTGGCTTTGGCCAGGGTGCCGCCCATTTGGGTACGATGACCTGCTGCGTCGTAGGCGTAGGTGAGGTTGCCTAGGGTGGTGCTGCCTTTGGTGTAGGTGATGCCCGTTAGCTGGCTGGCGTTGTCATAGGTGTAGCTCTGGGTGACGCCGTTGGGCAAGGTTAGGCTGGTACGTCGGTTGGCGTCGTCATAGGTGAAGCTGACGGTGTTGGTGCCTTGGGTGATGGCGGTGAGACGGTTGCCGTTATCAAAGCTGTAGCTGACCGGGGTCTGGTTGAGGACGGTCTGGGTTTTTCTGAGGCCGTTGGCGTAGTAGCTGTAGTCGATTTGTCCGGTAGTGCTGGTTTCGCGGGTGGTGCGATCGTAGCCGTTATAGCTGGTCTGGATGAGGCCGGCCTGGCTGTCGTTGGTTTGCAGGAGGCGGTTGCCGGCGTCCCAGGTGTAGGCGACGGTACGGGTGTAGGCAGTGGGGCTGGCGCTGGTGGCGCCGTAGCCTATCTGGGTGGCGCGGTTGAGGTAGTCGTAGCTGGCGCCGGTGACTTGGCCTTTGCGGTCGGTGGTACGGATACGGTTGCCGCCTGCGTCGTAGGCGTAGCTCTCGACTTTGGCCTGCGGGTCGGTGGTGGTGAGGACGCGATTGCGGCTGTCATAAGTATAGCTGGTGGTGTGCGCGTTGGCGTCGGTCAGGGTTTTGAGGTTGCTGTCGGGGTCGTAGCTGTACTGGGTGACATGACTGAGCGGATCGGTGGTCTTCTTGACGCGATCTAGGTTGTCGTAGTCGATAAAGGTGACGTTGTTCAATGGATCGGTGACGGCAGCTACGCGACCAAGGTTGTCGGTGAAGTATTGCACGCTTTGTCCCAGCGGGTTGGTGACGGCAACGAGGTCGCCGCCGTCATAGGTGTAGCTGCTGGTAAGTGGAGTGCTGCCATTGTAGGTGCTCTGGGTGAGCACCTGCCCTGCGCTGTTGTAGGTCATGCTGACATGGGTGTTGTTGCCGAGGTTTTTAACGTCGGTAAGGTTGCCCAGGCTGTCATAGGTGTAGGCGATCTGGCGACCGAGTGGATCGGTGCTGAGGGTGACCTGGTTGTAGGCAGGCTCATAGGCGTAGCTCCAGGTG belongs to Sulfuriferula thiophila and includes:
- a CDS encoding REP-associated tyrosine transposase → MSRPIRIEFAGALYHVTARGDRRENIYDDDQDRQLFLSVLAEVIDQYNWVCHAWCLMDNHYHLLIETPDGNLSKGMRQLNGVYTQASNRRHGRVGHLFQGRFKGILVDSDTYLLELARYIVLNPVRARMVKAPADWQWSSYKESAGLTPALPWMATDGVLAQFGRQRGEAQECYVRFVAEGINAASPWPNLKGQVFLGDEQFMLRMQALLESNKHDVQIPQAQRRPPPPALAEIAAQSSRRDEAIVAAYKTGGYSYQALADHFGLHFTTVGRIVRRAK
- a CDS encoding immunity 53 family protein: MNNKLIKTDDVFQRLENWYLGECNEDWEHSFGVTIQSSDNPGWIVQIDLIETVWENIQIPLRSDLRTEKDWIHIQVKDGKFTGSGGAQNLTEIINEFLVIVAEKTRGNHEC
- a CDS encoding glycohydrolase toxin TNT-related protein (This protein contains a domain related to Tuberculosis Necrotizing Toxin, which is the C-terminal effector domain of outer membrane channel protein CpnT, and which has a lethal NAD+-glycohydrolase activity.), which translates into the protein MANLLSGDVDEYFARTTSNGTQSYMTDALGSTLALTDATGTVNTQYSYEAYGNTTQSGTVSDNAYQYTGRENDGTGLYYYRARYYDTQTSRFISQDPIGFGGGVNQYTYVNGNPVSLVDPLGLAGADPEPGLEPICVECIIPAIRGVAKAASVISKVCKRKPQSKYPPNRGFSGKPETVTLPSGTLLDRYGSPNGTFASPAGTPFSARSLPESSANAPLTTYQVVEPIEVQAGTAAPWFGQPGGGVQYELPNTIQQLLDSGQLK
- a CDS encoding type II secretion system protein, with the protein product MKSPRQTGFTLIELIITVAIVALLATVAMPLTKVTVQRNKEQELHHALRQIRDGIDAYKKAVDEGHITKSATDTGYPKTLDSLVEGVEDAKSPTKDKIYFLRRIPRDPFASDPHTSAAATWGKRSYSSSADDPQAGEDVYDIYSSAPGTALNGSAYRDW
- a CDS encoding type II secretion system protein, which codes for MQNSRPVHLNKGFTYLAILFAIAIMGIALAAAGSLWHVSQQREKERELLYIGNQYRQAITLYYERSPGGGKQFPKSLENLLQDNRQLVPQRYLRKLFRDPITNSKTWGLVAGPGNSIMGVYSLSEDTPIKQGNFDKNNLAFAGAQHYSDWKFVYVIQTPLGLPVQGLPALK
- a CDS encoding type II secretion system protein, which codes for MRKPQNGFTLIELLVVMAIIATLLSIAVPRYFHSLDKSKEAILLQDLEIMRDAIDKYYGDNAHYPDTLDDLVDQKYLRKIPPDPITDSPTTWVTTPPPADTPKATPSTDNTAKEGVYDIHSGAVGNGSNGTPYSTW